The following DNA comes from Bradyrhizobium sp. SK17.
TGCTCTCCACCGCCATGTCGTTCCTCGGGCTTTATCGCGACCCGGTCGTCGCCGAAGTGACGCGGCGCTGCGATTGGCGGATCACGGACATCGTGGGCGACAAGCGCCCGACGACGCTCTACCTCGTCGTGCCGCCCTCCGACATCAATCGCACCAAGCCGCTGATCCGTCTGATCCTCAATCAGGTCGGCCGCCGCCTGACCGAGGATCTGCAGGCGAAGGCCGGACGCCATCGGCTGCTGCTGATGCTGGACGAGTTTCCGGCGCTGGGCCGCCTCGACTTCTTCGAGTCCGCCCTGGCTTTCATGGCCGGCTACGGGCTGAAAAGCTTCCTGATCGCGCAGTCGCTCAACCAGATCGAAAAGGCCTACGGCGCGAACAATTCGATCCTCGACAATTGCCATGTTCGCGTGAGCTTTGCCACCAACGATGAGCGCACCGCCAAGCGCGTGTCGGATGCGCTCGGCACTGCGACCGAGATGAAGGCCATGAAGAACTATGCCGGCCACCGGCTGTCGCCCTGGCTCGGTCACTTGATGGTGTCGCGTTCGGAAACGGCCCGGCCGCTGCTCACGCCCGGCGAGATCATGCAGCTTCCGCCAGCCGACGAGATCGTCATGGTCGCAGGCACGCCGCCGATACGCGCGAAGAAGGCGCGCTATTACGAGGACGCGCGATTCAAGGAGCGTCTCCTGCCGCCGCCGTCGCTTGCGGCGCCGGAAAGAGGCCGGCCCGACGACTGGACCAACCTCCCACGTCCCGCCCGCCCGGCACTGCTCGAATCCGGGTCCGTGCCCGATGCCGCCGATGACGATCCGACCGAGTCGGAACGCCGGCAGCAACCCGAGCTGAACCGCGTGAAGCCGGTCGAGAAGAAGCCGCCTGTCGAGAACGAATTCGAAATCGATGTCGAGCGCGATGACGATGACGATGTTGCCGCGCGCAACCGGCGCATGACACGGATGATGCAGGGCGTGGCAAGGCAGGTGTCGCTCGATCCGAACGACGGCATGGAGTTGTGAGGCGCCAATGTCGAAATCACCCAGAAAGCAGCGTCTCTCCGTCTACCTCGATCCGGGTGTGATGAGCCGGCTCGCCGAACATGCCGCGCGGCGTGACCATTCGCGCTCGCTCATTGCCGAGGCGGCCATCGAATCCTTCCTGTCGCCCGATGCGGCTGAACGGCAGGAAGCAGCCGTCACGAAACGCCTCGACCAACTCGATCGTCGGATTACACGGCTGGAGCGGGATGTCGGTATTGCAGTTGAGACGCTCGCCGTGTTCATCCGTTTCTGGCTCTCGACGACACCAGCGCTACCCGAGCCTGCCGCACAGGCCGCCCGTGCAAAGACCGGAGAGCGCTACGAGGCCTTCGTTACGGCCTTAGGGCGCCGACTGGCGAAGGGGCCGAAACTGCGACAGGAAATTTCCGAAGACGTCGTCTCTGACGGTGAGCCTTAGCACTTCACCGCCAATCTAAGGTCGATCCGCACAGGATCATCTTTCGACATAACGCGCGAGGTTTTCGAGAGTCGAACGAAGCCCAACATCGTGGTCTTCTTTGCTTATTCCCGTCGGCACATCCTCGGCGATGATCGAGACCACTGTCCCACCCGCTGCCGATGCAAGGCTCCACATCATCCGCATCTGGCCCGCAAATCGTGGGTCATCGGACTCGAACGTCACGAGCTGCACGACGCGCTCATTCGGGACCAACTCGGCAAACCGGCCCTCGACGATATCGGTGTCGTCCGATGTCTTGCCGGCGTTCGCGTGATCGCCGTCATAGGTCAGCACCATCCGGTATTTCCCTCCCGGTCGTGCATCGAATTCGTAAACCTGGCCGGTCATGCCTTCAGGCGGAAGCCATTGCGGCCACGCTGTCGGATCGACAAATGCACGATAGATCACGTCCGCGGGTGCGGCGATGAATCGCGTCGCCGAGTCGGTTCTTCCCTGCTGTAGATTTGCGGCCATTCCTCCTTCTCCTCGCGCGTTCCAAATTCTGATC
Coding sequences within:
- a CDS encoding conjugal transfer protein TraG, which gives rise to MSATKILWGQILTIFAIVLVTTWGATEWVAWRLAFQPELGAPWFRLLGVPFYLPPAFFWWWYGFDAYAPSIFVEGAFIAASGGFISIAVAIGMSVWRAREAKKVETYGSARWAEKKEVDAAGLLGPDGVVLGRYDHAYLRHDGPEHVLCFAPTRSGKGVGLVVPSLLTWPGSAIVHDIKGENWQLTAGFRAKHGRVLLFDPTNAKSSAYNPLLEVRRGEWEVRDVQNIADILVDPEGSLEKRNHWEKTSHALLVGAILHVLYAEEDKTLAGVAAFLSDPKRPIESTLAAMMKTAHLGEAGPHPVIASAARELLNKSDNERSGVLSTAMSFLGLYRDPVVAEVTRRCDWRITDIVGDKRPTTLYLVVPPSDINRTKPLIRLILNQVGRRLTEDLQAKAGRHRLLLMLDEFPALGRLDFFESALAFMAGYGLKSFLIAQSLNQIEKAYGANNSILDNCHVRVSFATNDERTAKRVSDALGTATEMKAMKNYAGHRLSPWLGHLMVSRSETARPLLTPGEIMQLPPADEIVMVAGTPPIRAKKARYYEDARFKERLLPPPSLAAPERGRPDDWTNLPRPARPALLESGSVPDAADDDPTESERRQQPELNRVKPVEKKPPVENEFEIDVERDDDDDVAARNRRMTRMMQGVARQVSLDPNDGMEL
- a CDS encoding ribbon-helix-helix protein, CopG family, with the translated sequence MSKSPRKQRLSVYLDPGVMSRLAEHAARRDHSRSLIAEAAIESFLSPDAAERQEAAVTKRLDQLDRRITRLERDVGIAVETLAVFIRFWLSTTPALPEPAAQAARAKTGERYEAFVTALGRRLAKGPKLRQEISEDVVSDGEP
- a CDS encoding SRPBCC family protein, coding for MAANLQQGRTDSATRFIAAPADVIYRAFVDPTAWPQWLPPEGMTGQVYEFDARPGGKYRMVLTYDGDHANAGKTSDDTDIVEGRFAELVPNERVVQLVTFESDDPRFAGQMRMMWSLASAAGGTVVSIIAEDVPTGISKEDHDVGLRSTLENLARYVER